TCTTCTTACTAGATGTTTAAGGAAGGTCCATGGACTTTTTATTGctatttatttgatttatgatGGGTCCTGATCAATTCTCTACGATCCCTCTAGGGTTTATGGAGTTCCTTACTATTTCTTGATTCGTTCTGTTAATCCAGTTCGCTTTGTCGCCCGTTTCTGAATGGAATAAAAGTTGGACTACTTGATGATTTTTCCTCTTGTTCTGCAACTCTTATTTGGTAACCCatggaggttttttttttaaagaaaaaaaaaaagagattagcAGCATTATAAGATTAAATCATTAGATTGGCGCTGTTTGCAGGCAAAGAAAGCTCTCCGAGCTCTCAAAGCACTCGTTAAGTTGCAGGCGTTGGTTAGAGGATATCTAGTTCGCAAGCAAGCGGCCGCAACTCTCCAGAGCATGCAAGCTCTCATCAGAGCTCAGGAAACTGTTCGAGCTCAGAGATCTCGCAATCTTGTGCCCAGCGACCGGAGGTCCCAACCAGAATTCCGCCCCCGGAGATCTCTGGTACGTTCAAAATCCCAGCTTTTTCCAGGGAACTACACTACCAAGGCAGGCATCGCAGGCCATCAGCATTTTGATTCCTTCTtccccttcctctcctcctcggTCACAGGAAAGGTTCGACGACACGAGGAGCGAACACATGGCATCGGTCCACAGCCGGAGACTTTCGGCGAGCCTCGACAACGCTTCCAATGGCTTCGACCGGAGCCCAAAGATCGTCGAGATCGACACCTGCCGCCCCAGGTCGCGATCTTCCCGCCGGACCAGCCCCTCAGTTCTGGACCTGGCCGACGAGCTGCCCCCGCAGTCAATCTCCTCCCCTCTCCCTTGCCAGATTCCCTCCCGGATCTCCATCCCCGACTGCCGGAACTTCCAGGACTACGACTGGTGCCTCACCGGTGAGAAATGCCGGTTGTCGGCCACGGCACAGAGCACCCCCCGCTACATGAATTCCACCGCAGCCATGCCGGTGACTCCGGCCAAGAGTTTGAGCGTTGCCGAAGGAGTCTTCCGCCGGTTTCTGAGCAACGCTCATTGCCCCAGTTATATGGCGAACACCCAGTCCTTCGAGGCGAAAGTCCGGTCACAGAGCGCACCGAAGCAGAGGCCGGAGCCGGCCGGGACAAGGAAGAGGCTCCCTCTTAGTGAAGTTATGGTGGAGTCCAGAGCCAGTCTTAGTGGGGTCGGAATGCAGAGGTCTTGCGCTCGAGCTCAAGAGGCTTTCAACTTCAAGAGCGCGGTGGTGGGCCGGCTCGATAGGTCTTCAGAGCTCAGCAGGGAAGCAGAGACGAGGGAGTTCTACTTGCAGAGGAAGTGGTGATTCCGCCGTAGTCAAAAGACCTAGAATAAGAGAGTAGAACTCTCTTACTTCCTCTACTATCCTTATGGCTTttactactattattattattatctctttccttttcctaaTGTTGTAACAATATTGGAAGAGAAATCAGAGAAGCAGTCGTCTGGTGTAAATTCTTTAGAATCTATCCAACTTGAAGCATCCTTCGTTCCGTGCCAGATTTTGATTTAAAAATCTTGATGGTCTCGTCATTGGAAGAGGACTAGTGGTATAAGGGGGCTCGTAGTAATGTGCGAAACCTTTCATGAGGTTTTACTACTGTTATCTTTTGAGAACGTACAAGAAGGCATTGTTCCCAGTTTGCCTGACCGGCTTCATTACTTGGGGTTTGCGTCCCAAAAAATAACCAGTCCCATCGATTTGACGGTTTGGGTTTGCCCATGCATGTGATTGGAACGGATGGCTGGACCCAGTTCAACTGTGGCTACACCGGATGGTGAGCTAACCTTAGGATTCTGGTCGGGTGGCAGCCTGGTGTGCTCCGTACCTTACTACCTTATCGGCTGAGCCGGTGAGGGCGGGTGAAGGCCAGGTTGGGTGCTCGAGAGCAGTGCGGGTCCCACACTCCTTGGACCATTTGATCGCCCAGCGCAGCATTGGACCGCTTATTTTGTCCTCGCATGCTTAAGAAGTGTGGCACGTGTGTTACATGTGACAAGtagaattttttttggtaaaaaaaaaaaaaaactacatgcTCCACGTAGATTCCAGAATGCATGCAAGGTGAAGAATTATAATAATAACACcttttgaaaaaaatgaagCAAGGTAAAAAAAACTGCATGCtacatttttatattatttctaAAAATGAAGCTCCTCATTATCCATCATGAAAAAATGTAGTCATAAGCGTGTCATAAAGATATATGTGTTTCATAAagataaaacttttttttttttggtaggaaaggtctctctctctctctctctctctctctctctctctctctctcaaacacATCCAAACCTGCAGTATTTTGATTGACATTCATAGTTTCAGAGTTCAGATAatctatattatattttttttctttcgaaTAATACCTAAAGGGCCAACTCACGGAGTCATGGTACTTTGGAGTAAAGGACTTGATACTggacctttttttcttcttatcgTCCATGATGCTCCTTTTGGACTGTCTTCCGTGTCTTTTGCTTCATACCCGGCATTGAGAGACGCTTCCTGTCTTGGTCAACTTGATCTGTACCGCTCAGGCCTCTCACAGCATCACTTCAGGAGCCCAACGAAAATTAAAATCCATGGAACTCAGCCTTTTCTCTCTCACCTTGCAGTATCTTAAATATGATATCCTCAAGGTAATCTGGTGCCACTCCATTGG
This is a stretch of genomic DNA from Phoenix dactylifera cultivar Barhee BC4 chromosome 9, palm_55x_up_171113_PBpolish2nd_filt_p, whole genome shotgun sequence. It encodes these proteins:
- the LOC103710228 gene encoding protein IQ-DOMAIN 14-like — protein: MGRAARWLRSLIGGKKESKVPKEQTNYGGEGRREKKRWSFAKSARDSSEAAVDQNPSSAAVDTAWLRSVYAESEKEQSKHAIAVAAATAAAADAAMAAAQAAVAVVRLTSQGRGSLFGVHERRAAVKIQTAFRGYLAKKALRALKALVKLQALVRGYLVRKQAAATLQSMQALIRAQETVRAQRSRNLVPSDRRSQPEFRPRRSLERFDDTRSEHMASVHSRRLSASLDNASNGFDRSPKIVEIDTCRPRSRSSRRTSPSVLDLADELPPQSISSPLPCQIPSRISIPDCRNFQDYDWCLTGEKCRLSATAQSTPRYMNSTAAMPVTPAKSLSVAEGVFRRFLSNAHCPSYMANTQSFEAKVRSQSAPKQRPEPAGTRKRLPLSEVMVESRASLSGVGMQRSCARAQEAFNFKSAVVGRLDRSSELSREAETREFYLQRKW